A region of Lycium barbarum isolate Lr01 chromosome 3, ASM1917538v2, whole genome shotgun sequence DNA encodes the following proteins:
- the LOC132632865 gene encoding PHD finger-containing protein 1-like isoform X1, with translation MTTQSPRQKEQHNTHKAHMEKICNTCGDIGFQDAIVTCYQCKDVQVHQYCMMRYFEHAPEDWCCEDCDIGKGVMSSSHGLENEYSEGSKLHASAKNCQSTVQPKKRTTFPGGHSINWEKEVQTGKTRYIPVEEALGLSSGVKKYGCPLKITGSSRVVKTKSMATITRGNFNKPRAQISNSFPEKSTVQRSLGSAGYTKPQNLQNAKITEQSKTPVQSSKCSGGSNILELRSPDAVNASRMMIPPMTHPCDPARVPSWEGSFDILGALEFAPGMFNNCIQAYPPSRIRRKVYEFSRILPDALKFELVPRGDIWTSLFNNHCPGKEDIGLYFFASQRERSELYISLVEFMRIRDLVMRTLINDVELLVLASTALCSDSQRWNSENFLWGLFYRVRQDTVGYAEGGSSEVIDMEIDMIGGEDVCTANEVDLEGYQDEVDMEIDMMAGENVGIPDKVVSTITSRNGFARSLKETVTAATCDRSESVTPLVSRSSEGCKELTQVIKREPVDDFPPGFIPRLTPTK, from the exons ATGACCACTCAATCTCCGAGGCAAAAGGAACAACACAACACTCACAAGGCCCACATG GAAAAAATTTGTAACACTTGCGGTGATATAGGTTTTCAAGATGCAATTGTTACCTGCTATCAGTGTAAAGATGTTCAAGTGCATCA GTATTGCATGATGCGCTATTTTGAACATGCACCAGAGGATTGGTGTTGTGAAGACTGTGATATTGGCAAGGGGGTAATGTCTTCATCACATGGACTAGAAAATGAGTATTCTGAGGGATCCAAGTTACATGCCTCTGCAAAGAATTGTCAGAGTACTGTGCAACCAAAGAAACGTACGACGTTTCCTGGTGGGCATTCTATTAACTGGGAAAAGGAGGTACAGACTGGGAAAACGAGATATATACCTGTTGAAGAAGCACTTGGTCTATCATCAGGCGTCAAGAAATATGGATGTCCGCTGAAAATTACTGGCTCTTCAAGAGTCGTGAAAACCAAATCCATGGCAACCATAACTCGAGGGAATTTTAACAAGCCTAGAGCTCAAATTTCAAATTCTTTTCCTGAGAAGAGTACAGTGCAGCGTTCTTTAGGATCAGCAGGATATACGAAACCTCAGAATCTTCAAAATGCCAAAATCACTGAACAGAGCAAAACACCAGTACAATCATCTAAAT GTTCTGGTGGTTCTAACATTCTGGAGCTTAGGAGTCCTGATGCTGTGAATGCGAGTCGAATGATGATTCCACCTATGACGCACCCTTGTGATCCTGCTCGAGTTCCTTCCTGGGA GGGAAGTTTTGACATCTTAGGTGCTCTGGAATTTGCACCTGGGATGTTCAATAATTGTATCCAGGCTTATCCTCCTTCCAGAATTAGACGTAAGGTGTATGAGTTCTCAAGGATATTGCCTGATGCTCTTAAATTTGAACTAGTGCCGCGTGGGGATATCTGGACAAGTCTATTCAACAATCATTGTCCGGGTAAAGAAGATATAGGACTGTATTTCTTTGCAAGTCAAAGAGAAAG GTCTGAGCTATATATTTCTCTGGTGGAGTTCATGCGTATCAGAGATTTGGTGATGAGAACgcttataaatgatgttgagctGCTTGTACTTGCATCCACAGCCCTGTGCAGTGATTCTCAAA GATGGAACAGCGAGAACTTCCTGTGGGGACTATTTTACCGCGTGAGACAAGATACAGTCGGATATGCTGAAGGGGGCAGCAGTGAAGTGATTGATATGGAGATAGACATGATAGGGGGGGAAGATGTCTGTACAGCCAATGAGGTTGACTTGGAGGGTTATCAAGATGAGGTTGACATGGAGATAGACATGATGGCTGGAGAAAATGTAGGTATTCCGGACAAAGTTGTCTCAACAATTACTTCCAGAAATGGCTTTGCTAGATCTTTAAAAGAAACTGTTACTGCTGCTACCTGCGATCGGTCTGAATCAGTTACTCCTCTGGTTTCAAGATCCTCCGAGGGTTGCAAGGAACTGACTCAAGTAATCAAAAGGGAGCCTGTTGATGACTTTCCTCCAGGTTTTATTCCGCGTTTAACTCCTACTAAATGA
- the LOC132632867 gene encoding flavonoid 3'-monooxygenase, which produces MAIFSLILYTILFSFLLHFILSLFFRKRYPLPLPPGPKPWPIIGNIVHLGPKPHQSTAAMARTYGPLMHLKMGFVDVVVAASGSVAAQFLKTHDANFSSRPPNSGAKHLAYNYHDLVFAPYGPRWRMLRKICSVHLFSAKALDDFRHVRQDEVRTLTRALASAGQTPVKLGQLLNVCATNALARVMLGKRVFADGTSGIDPQAEEFKSMCVEMMVLAGVFNIGDFIPALDCLDIQGVAAKMKKLHARFDAFLTSILEEHKGKRFGETKKEQGDLLSTLISLKNEDDDNGGKLTDTEIKALLLNLFVAGTDTSSSTVEWAIAELIRNPRILAQAQQEIDKVVGKNRLVMESDLAQLTYLEAIVKETFRLHPSTPLSLPRIASESCEINGYFIPKGSTLLVNVWAIARDPNEWADPLEFRPERFLPGGEKPKVDVKGNDFEVIPFGAGRRICAGMSLGIRMVQLMTATLIHSFNWNLPSGQLPEKLNMEEAFGLTLQRADPLTVHPSPRLEAQVYGM; this is translated from the exons ATGGCAATCTTTTCTCTAATTCTATACACTATccttttctcttttcttctaCATTTCATTCTCAGTTTATTTTTCCGTAAACGTTATCCATTGCCACTACCACCAGGTCCAAAACCTTGGCCTATAATCGGAAACATAGTCCATCTAGGTCCCAAGCCGCACCAATCAACTGCAGCCATGGCTCGAACTTACGGACCACTCATGCACCTTAAGATGGGTTTTGTGGACGTGGTGGTTGCAGCTTCGGGTTCAGTGGCGGCTCAGTTCTTGAAAACTCATGACGCTAACTTCTCGAGCCGCCCACCGAACTCTGGCGCGAAGCACTTGGCTTATAATTACCATGATCTTGTTTTTGCACCTTATGGACCTAGGTGGCGTATGCTCAGGAAAATTTGTTCTGTTCATCTTTTTTCTGCTAAGGCTTTAGATGATTTCCGCCATGTTCGCCAG GATGAAGTGAGAACACTTACGCGCGCCCTAGCAAGTGCTGGCCAAACGCCAGTCAAATTAGGCCAATTATTGAACGTGTGCGCCACAAATGCCCTTGCGCGCGTGATGCTAGGTAAGCGAGTATTCGCCGACGGCACTAGCGGTATTGATCCACAAGCCGAGGAATTCAAGTCAATGTGTGTGGAAATGATGGTACTCGCCGGCGTTTTCAACATCGGCGATTTTATTCCGGCACTTGATTGTTTAGACATTCAAGGTGTAGCTGCAAAGATGAAGAAACTCCACGCGCGTTTCGACGCGTTCTTAACATCAATACTTGAAGAGCATAAGGGAAAGAGATTTGGAGAAACGAAGAAGGAACAAGGGGATTTGTTGAGTACGTTGATCTCTTTGAAAaatgaagatgatgataatgGAGGAAAGCTTACTGATACGGAAATTAAAGCTTTACTTTTG AACTTGTTTGTAGCTGGCACAGACACTTCCTCTAGCACAGTGGAATGGGCCATTGCAGAGCTTATTCGTAACCCAAGAATACTGGCCCAAGCCCAACAAGAGATCGACAAAGTAGTTGGAAAGAATCGGCTCGTTATGGAATCTGACCTGGCCCAATTGACATATTTGGAAGCCATAGTTAAGGAAACCTTTAGGCTTCATCCATCAACTCCTCTCTCCCTTCCTAGAATTGCATCCGAGAGCTGTGAGATCAACGGTTACTTCATTCCAAAGGGCTCAACGCTGCTTGTCAACGTTTGGGCCATTGCTCGTGATCCAAATGAATGGGCTGATCCACTTGAGTTTAGGCCTGAAAGGTTCTTGCCTGGAGGTGAGAAGCCCAAAGTTGATGTGAAAGGAAATGACTTTGAAGTAATTCCATTTGGTGCTGGGCGTAGAATATGTGCTGGAATGAGTTTGGGTATACGAATGGTCCAGTTGATGACTGCAACTTTAATTCATTCATTTAACTGGAATTTGCCCAGTGGACAATTGCCAGAGAAACTAAACATGGAGGAAGCATTTGGGCTGACCTTACAACGGGCTGATCCGTTAACGGTGCACCCAAGTCCTCGCTTAGAAGCCCAAGTATACGGCATGTGA
- the LOC132632865 gene encoding PHD finger-containing protein 6-like isoform X2 gives MMRYFEHAPEDWCCEDCDIGKGVMSSSHGLENEYSEGSKLHASAKNCQSTVQPKKRTTFPGGHSINWEKEVQTGKTRYIPVEEALGLSSGVKKYGCPLKITGSSRVVKTKSMATITRGNFNKPRAQISNSFPEKSTVQRSLGSAGYTKPQNLQNAKITEQSKTPVQSSKCSGGSNILELRSPDAVNASRMMIPPMTHPCDPARVPSWEGSFDILGALEFAPGMFNNCIQAYPPSRIRRKVYEFSRILPDALKFELVPRGDIWTSLFNNHCPGKEDIGLYFFASQRERSELYISLVEFMRIRDLVMRTLINDVELLVLASTALCSDSQRWNSENFLWGLFYRVRQDTVGYAEGGSSEVIDMEIDMIGGEDVCTANEVDLEGYQDEVDMEIDMMAGENVGIPDKVVSTITSRNGFARSLKETVTAATCDRSESVTPLVSRSSEGCKELTQVIKREPVDDFPPGFIPRLTPTK, from the exons ATGATGCGCTATTTTGAACATGCACCAGAGGATTGGTGTTGTGAAGACTGTGATATTGGCAAGGGGGTAATGTCTTCATCACATGGACTAGAAAATGAGTATTCTGAGGGATCCAAGTTACATGCCTCTGCAAAGAATTGTCAGAGTACTGTGCAACCAAAGAAACGTACGACGTTTCCTGGTGGGCATTCTATTAACTGGGAAAAGGAGGTACAGACTGGGAAAACGAGATATATACCTGTTGAAGAAGCACTTGGTCTATCATCAGGCGTCAAGAAATATGGATGTCCGCTGAAAATTACTGGCTCTTCAAGAGTCGTGAAAACCAAATCCATGGCAACCATAACTCGAGGGAATTTTAACAAGCCTAGAGCTCAAATTTCAAATTCTTTTCCTGAGAAGAGTACAGTGCAGCGTTCTTTAGGATCAGCAGGATATACGAAACCTCAGAATCTTCAAAATGCCAAAATCACTGAACAGAGCAAAACACCAGTACAATCATCTAAAT GTTCTGGTGGTTCTAACATTCTGGAGCTTAGGAGTCCTGATGCTGTGAATGCGAGTCGAATGATGATTCCACCTATGACGCACCCTTGTGATCCTGCTCGAGTTCCTTCCTGGGA GGGAAGTTTTGACATCTTAGGTGCTCTGGAATTTGCACCTGGGATGTTCAATAATTGTATCCAGGCTTATCCTCCTTCCAGAATTAGACGTAAGGTGTATGAGTTCTCAAGGATATTGCCTGATGCTCTTAAATTTGAACTAGTGCCGCGTGGGGATATCTGGACAAGTCTATTCAACAATCATTGTCCGGGTAAAGAAGATATAGGACTGTATTTCTTTGCAAGTCAAAGAGAAAG GTCTGAGCTATATATTTCTCTGGTGGAGTTCATGCGTATCAGAGATTTGGTGATGAGAACgcttataaatgatgttgagctGCTTGTACTTGCATCCACAGCCCTGTGCAGTGATTCTCAAA GATGGAACAGCGAGAACTTCCTGTGGGGACTATTTTACCGCGTGAGACAAGATACAGTCGGATATGCTGAAGGGGGCAGCAGTGAAGTGATTGATATGGAGATAGACATGATAGGGGGGGAAGATGTCTGTACAGCCAATGAGGTTGACTTGGAGGGTTATCAAGATGAGGTTGACATGGAGATAGACATGATGGCTGGAGAAAATGTAGGTATTCCGGACAAAGTTGTCTCAACAATTACTTCCAGAAATGGCTTTGCTAGATCTTTAAAAGAAACTGTTACTGCTGCTACCTGCGATCGGTCTGAATCAGTTACTCCTCTGGTTTCAAGATCCTCCGAGGGTTGCAAGGAACTGACTCAAGTAATCAAAAGGGAGCCTGTTGATGACTTTCCTCCAGGTTTTATTCCGCGTTTAACTCCTACTAAATGA
- the LOC132632868 gene encoding PLASMODESMATA CALLOSE-BINDING PROTEIN 3-like: protein MSAFVFALLFLAMAGHSNAAWCACKGLSDAVLQKTLDYACGAGADCNPIRTNGPCFNPNTVRAHCNYAVNSYFQKKGQSAGSCDFSGAATVTGTDPSTAGCVYPSTASSGSTPTTPGTATSPTTRTPSTSTTTTTTGGSPYVTNPNTGVLGGVNNGLGPSSAGINTDISHGGISLQKASLVSFITITIIISALALF from the exons ATGTCTGCTTTTGTGTTTGCTCTCCTCTTTTTGGCCATGGCTGGTCACTCAA ATGCTGCATGGTGCGCTTGCAAAGGATTGAGTGACGCAGTGTTGCAAAAGACACTGGACTATGCTTGTGGAGCAGGGGCTGATTGCAACCCGATCCGTACAAATGGGCCTTGCTTTAACCCGAATACCGTAAGAGCTCACTGCAATTATGCTGTCAACAGCTATTTCCAGAAAAAAGGCCAATCTGCTGGATCATGTGATTTTTCTGGCGCTGCCACTGTTACTGGCACTGACCCCA GTACAGCTGGCTGTGTTTATCCTTCTACTGCGAG TAGCGGCAGTACCCCTACAACTCCGGGGACTGCGACCAGCCCCACCACAAGAACACCATCCACATCCACAACCACAACCACCACAGGCGGATCTCCCTATGTGACTAATCCGAACACGGGCGTATTAGGAGGTGTCAACAATGGTTTAGGCCCATCGAGTGCTGGCATAAACACTGATATAAGTCATGGTGGGATTTCACTGCAAAAGGCCAGCCTGGTTTCCTTTATAaccattactattattatttctGCACTTGCATTATTTTGA